One genomic window of Oleomonas cavernae includes the following:
- a CDS encoding YdcF family protein yields MFFVAAKLFWIVAAPASLACLLAVLALAARLAGRRRLAMAALWASASILIVAGATPLGPWAGSLLETRYPARPPLPAEIAGIVVLGGALDTDRSIAWDMPVIAGEGERIFGLVELGRRFPGAPIIYAGGYGGLGTVEKVEAAFARTLLEQIGFDADRVRFDDQPRNTIENEARARELAGDIASRPWLLVTGAMHMPRAVGVFRGAGWSIIPWPVGPATLSPDGPWQPLAPGETLMVSTQAAREWIGLLAYYLAGNTESLLPD; encoded by the coding sequence ATGTTCTTTGTCGCGGCCAAGCTGTTCTGGATCGTCGCGGCACCGGCCAGCCTGGCCTGCTTGCTGGCGGTGCTGGCCCTGGCCGCGCGCCTTGCCGGCCGGCGGCGGTTGGCGATGGCGGCCCTGTGGGCTTCGGCCTCGATCCTGATCGTCGCCGGGGCCACCCCGCTCGGCCCCTGGGCGGGCAGCCTCCTCGAGACACGCTATCCGGCGCGGCCGCCACTGCCGGCCGAGATTGCCGGCATCGTCGTCCTGGGCGGGGCGCTGGACACCGATCGGTCGATCGCCTGGGACATGCCCGTCATCGCTGGCGAGGGCGAGCGGATTTTCGGCCTGGTCGAGTTGGGCCGCCGGTTTCCCGGCGCGCCGATCATCTATGCCGGCGGCTATGGCGGGCTGGGCACGGTCGAGAAGGTCGAGGCGGCCTTCGCCCGCACCCTGCTGGAACAGATCGGTTTCGATGCCGACCGGGTGCGCTTCGACGACCAGCCGCGCAACACCATCGAGAACGAGGCGCGGGCACGCGAACTGGCGGGCGATATCGCCAGCAGGCCCTGGCTCCTGGTCACCGGCGCCATGCACATGCCCCGCGCCGTGGGCGTGTTCCGCGGTGCCGGCTGGTCGATCATCCCCTGGCCGGTCGGCCCCGCCACCCTGTCCCCCGATGGGCCATGGCAACCGCTGGCCCCGGGCGAGACCTTGATGGTCTCGACCCAGGCCGCGCGCGAGTGGATCGGCCTGCTCGCCTACTACCTGGCCGGTAACACCGAGTCCCTGCTGCCAGACTGA
- a CDS encoding TIGR02186 family protein, producing MRRLCLLLLCLLSPLTARADSLMTDLSERLIAITSSFTGSSILVFGAVVADGPGKRDVVVVLRGPDQGLRVRRKEQVAGIWMNTDAHPFEAVPAFYAVAATRPLAEINAASAFARHQIGLSALKLKVRGLSETSEEASEAVPFRTALLRLKARQGLYPLMTQPVTFVGPSLFRATFQFPSNVPVGSYKAEIYLFKDGELIGANSSALFVDKTGIERWIYKAALNYPVLYGLSAVFIAAGIGWLAALAFRRT from the coding sequence ATGAGGCGCCTCTGCCTTCTCCTGCTGTGCCTCCTGTCCCCCCTGACGGCGCGGGCCGACAGCCTGATGACCGACCTGTCGGAACGCCTGATCGCCATCACCTCCAGCTTCACCGGTTCGTCGATCCTGGTCTTCGGCGCGGTGGTGGCCGACGGCCCGGGCAAGCGCGACGTGGTGGTGGTGCTGCGCGGCCCGGACCAGGGCCTGCGCGTCCGCCGCAAGGAGCAGGTGGCGGGCATCTGGATGAACACCGATGCCCACCCCTTTGAAGCCGTGCCCGCGTTCTATGCCGTGGCGGCCACCCGCCCCTTGGCCGAGATCAATGCAGCCAGTGCCTTCGCCCGCCACCAGATCGGCTTGAGCGCCTTGAAGCTGAAGGTGCGCGGCCTGTCGGAGACGTCCGAGGAGGCGAGCGAGGCCGTGCCCTTCCGTACCGCCCTCCTGCGGCTGAAAGCCCGCCAGGGCCTCTACCCGCTGATGACCCAGCCGGTCACCTTCGTCGGCCCCAGCCTGTTCCGTGCCACCTTCCAGTTCCCGTCGAACGTCCCCGTCGGCAGCTACAAGGCTGAGATCTATCTGTTCAAGGACGGCGAGTTGATCGGCGCCAATTCCTCGGCCCTGTTCGTCGACAAGACGGGCATCGAACGCTGGATCTACAAGGCGGCGCTCAACTATCCCGTGCTCTATGGTCTCAGCGCCGTCTTCATCGCGGCCGGCATCGGCTGGCTCGCGGCACTCGCCTTCAGAAGAACCTGA
- a CDS encoding VOC family protein translates to MEVTVEQTGAEAHVGLGTQGKPFFWISSGGRPAGHMHIAFAAPDRASVDAFYEAALAAGGKDNGAPGLRPHYHANYYGAFVLDPDGHNVEAVCHGPNPA, encoded by the coding sequence ATGGAAGTGACAGTCGAGCAGACCGGGGCGGAGGCCCACGTCGGCCTTGGCACCCAGGGCAAGCCGTTCTTCTGGATCTCCAGCGGCGGCCGGCCGGCCGGGCACATGCACATCGCCTTCGCCGCGCCCGACCGGGCGAGCGTCGATGCCTTCTACGAGGCGGCCCTCGCCGCCGGCGGCAAGGACAACGGCGCGCCGGGCCTGCGCCCGCACTATCATGCCAACTATTATGGCGCCTTCGTTCTAGACCCGGACGGCCACAACGTCGAAGCCGTGTGCCATGGCCCCAATCCCGCCTAG
- a CDS encoding sulfite exporter TauE/SafE family protein, with the protein MQIYLPIAELSVDVFLLLGLGGAVGFLSGLFGVGGGFLITPLLIFIGVPPAVAVGTGAQQVVATSVSGVIAHWRRGSVDIPMGLVLTAGGLVGSGLGSWAFAALRKAGTVDVVVAVFYVVFLGTIGSLMLIESAGTIWKQRRGTARRRKLHQHSWVHGLPFKMRFRKSRLYISALVPLALGFGIGILSAIMGVGGGFILVPAMIYLLGMPTQAVIGTSLFQVIFVTASVTFLQAVANQSVDILLAMIMLFGSVIGAQFGTRVSLRLKGEQLRILLSLLVLSVGIRLAYDLLAEPAELFSLSLIGARL; encoded by the coding sequence ATGCAGATCTACCTGCCCATCGCGGAATTGTCGGTCGACGTTTTCCTTCTTCTGGGGCTGGGCGGCGCGGTCGGCTTTCTGTCGGGCCTGTTCGGCGTGGGCGGCGGTTTCCTGATCACGCCGCTGCTGATCTTCATCGGCGTGCCGCCGGCGGTGGCGGTCGGCACCGGGGCGCAGCAGGTGGTGGCCACCTCGGTCTCGGGCGTGATCGCCCACTGGCGCCGCGGCTCGGTCGACATTCCCATGGGCCTGGTGCTCACCGCCGGCGGCCTGGTCGGCTCCGGCCTCGGCTCCTGGGCCTTCGCGGCCCTGCGCAAGGCCGGCACCGTCGATGTCGTCGTCGCCGTGTTCTATGTCGTGTTCCTGGGCACCATCGGCAGCCTGATGCTGATCGAGTCGGCGGGCACGATCTGGAAGCAGCGGCGCGGGACCGCCCGGCGGCGCAAGCTGCACCAGCATAGCTGGGTGCATGGCCTGCCCTTCAAGATGCGCTTCCGCAAGTCGCGCCTCTATATCAGCGCGCTGGTGCCGCTGGCGCTGGGCTTCGGCATCGGCATCCTGTCGGCCATCATGGGCGTGGGCGGCGGCTTCATCCTGGTGCCGGCCATGATCTATCTGCTGGGCATGCCGACCCAGGCGGTCATCGGCACGTCGCTGTTCCAGGTGATTTTCGTCACCGCCTCTGTCACCTTCCTGCAGGCGGTGGCAAACCAGTCGGTCGATATCCTGCTCGCCATGATCATGCTGTTCGGCTCGGTCATCGGCGCGCAATTCGGCACCCGCGTGTCGCTGCGGCTGAAGGGCGAGCAATTGCGCATCCTGCTCAGCCTACTGGTGCTGTCGGTGGGGATCCGGCTGGCCTACGACCTGCTGGCCGAACCGGCCGAGCTGTTCTCGCTCAGCCTGATCGGGGCACGGCTATGA